The proteins below come from a single Myxococcales bacterium genomic window:
- a CDS encoding UDP-N-acetylmuramoyl-L-alanyl-D-glutamate--2,6-diaminopimelate ligase, producing MTHGGMRLADVAREVPGDVSVPGGASEILVTGVHHDSRAVGPGDLFVARRGASADGAGFATDAVRRGAVAIVAAQGAALPPLAVPVVRVDDPQRALAYAAAAVYGHPSFALDVVGVTGTNGKTTTTHLVRAALDGALGRPSCGTLGTVGHGFAGALVEATHTTPEADEVARVLAWMRTRGASTVAMEVSSHALAQGRVEAVRFRVAAFTNLTQDHLDFHGSFAAYGDAKARLFTELGPGAAVVNVDDPFGAELAERVTCPLLRVRRTPGADADVAPTTLDLGPQGVQMRARTPFGEVEVRSRLLGLHNVENLLVALAIALALDVDPADAARALGEEGGAPGRLERCDEDADDVRVLVDYAHTPDALARALDSLAPFRVGRVICVFGCGGDRDPTKRAPMGSAAGRGADLAVVTSDNPRGEAPEAIAEAVEVGVRAAGLTRIALSELAEAPRGYVVVLDRREAIAAAVHAARPGDIVLICGKGHENYQIVGAVRHDLDDRVEARRALAARRGT from the coding sequence CCTCGCCGACGTCGCGCGCGAGGTGCCGGGCGACGTGTCGGTGCCCGGCGGCGCGTCGGAGATCCTCGTGACCGGCGTGCACCACGACTCGCGCGCGGTCGGGCCCGGAGATCTCTTCGTCGCGCGGCGCGGGGCCTCGGCCGACGGCGCGGGGTTCGCGACCGACGCGGTCCGCCGCGGCGCGGTCGCCATCGTCGCTGCCCAAGGCGCGGCCCTGCCGCCGCTCGCCGTCCCCGTCGTGCGCGTCGACGATCCTCAGCGTGCGCTCGCCTACGCGGCCGCCGCCGTGTACGGCCACCCGTCGTTCGCGCTCGACGTGGTCGGCGTGACGGGGACCAACGGAAAGACCACCACGACGCACCTCGTGCGCGCCGCGCTCGACGGCGCGCTCGGGCGCCCGTCGTGCGGCACGCTGGGCACCGTGGGGCACGGGTTCGCAGGCGCGCTCGTCGAGGCGACGCACACGACCCCCGAGGCCGACGAGGTCGCGCGGGTCCTCGCGTGGATGCGCACGCGAGGCGCCTCCACGGTCGCGATGGAGGTCTCGTCGCACGCGCTCGCCCAGGGGCGCGTCGAGGCGGTGCGCTTCCGCGTCGCGGCCTTCACGAACCTCACCCAGGACCACCTCGATTTCCACGGCTCGTTCGCGGCGTACGGCGACGCGAAGGCGCGCCTCTTCACGGAGCTCGGCCCGGGCGCGGCCGTCGTCAACGTCGACGATCCCTTCGGCGCCGAGCTCGCGGAGCGCGTGACCTGTCCGCTGCTGCGCGTCCGCCGCACGCCCGGGGCCGACGCCGACGTGGCGCCAACCACGCTCGACCTCGGCCCGCAAGGCGTGCAGATGCGAGCGCGCACGCCGTTCGGCGAGGTGGAGGTGCGCTCGCGCCTGCTCGGGCTCCACAACGTGGAGAACCTCCTCGTCGCCCTCGCCATCGCGCTCGCGCTCGACGTCGACCCCGCCGACGCGGCGCGCGCGCTCGGCGAGGAGGGTGGCGCACCGGGGCGCCTCGAGCGGTGCGACGAGGACGCCGACGACGTGCGCGTCCTCGTCGACTATGCGCACACCCCCGACGCGCTCGCCCGCGCGCTCGACAGCCTCGCCCCGTTCCGCGTGGGCCGGGTGATCTGCGTCTTCGGCTGCGGCGGCGATCGTGACCCGACCAAGCGGGCGCCCATGGGGAGCGCCGCGGGGCGTGGCGCCGACCTCGCCGTCGTTACCTCGGACAACCCACGGGGCGAGGCGCCCGAAGCCATCGCCGAGGCGGTGGAGGTCGGCGTGCGCGCGGCCGGCCTCACGCGGATCGCGCTCAGCGAGCTCGCTGAAGCGCCTCGGGGCTACGTGGTGGTGCTCGATCGCCGCGAGGCCATCGCCGCGGCGGTGCACGCCGCACGGCCCGGAGATATCGTTCTTATCTGCGGGAAAGGACACGAAAATTACCAAATCGTGGGCGCCGTTCGGCACGACCTCGACGACCGCGTGGAGGCGCGGCGCGCGCTCGCCGCGAGGCGGGGGACCTGA